TTCAGCATCACGAAATCACGCAGCACGCGGGACTTCAGGGGCCTGTCCTGGCCCTCGTTCTCCTCCTCGTCGTCCTCGTACTCGACCGCCACGAACATCCGGACCGGCAGGCCGATCTGCGGCGCGGCCAGCCCCACGCCGTGCGCCTCGAACATCGTCTCCAGCATGGTGTCCGCCACCTGACGCACCGTCTGCGGATCGAAACCCGGCACGGTCAGGGTGTCGGTCGCCTGGAGGGGCTTGGCCTTGCGGCGCAGGACGGGGTCACCGTACAGGCGCAGCGGGTACACGCGGGGAGAGGCAGGGTCGCTCACAATACTCCTGTTTTACCAGACGCCCCCGGAAGCGACCCTGCCCTGACATCCAGATCGCGGCGGGCGGCGGGTGGGCGGAGCGTGAAGTGCGCCTTAAAGAAACCGGCCCACGCGGGTCAGGCTCAGCTGCTCAGATGACCGGACGACCCTCGGCCCCCCCGTCCCGCCTTCAAGGAGCCCCTCATGCGAATCAACCTGCTGACCCTGACCGCCACCCTGGCCCTGACCGTCCCCCTGCAACTGGCCGCCGCGCAGACCGACACGACCCAGGCCACCACCACCCAGACGCCTGCTGCGCTCGCCGCCGACGCCCGCGCCCTGGCTGACCAGGCCCGCGCCACCTACCCCAGGGGCAGCGCGAACATCGACCAGACCCTCTGGAAACAGGCTGCCGCCGCCGCCGAGGCTGCCGTCGCCGCCGCGCCCGGCAACCCCGAGTACCTGAAACTCCGCGCCGCCATCTACACCGAGGTCGGCTTCTGGAAACAGGCCGAGACCACCTGGACCGCGTACTTCCAGGCCGCGCCCAGCGCCGTGCGGAACACTCCCGAAGCGAAGAGTGCCGCCACGGTCCAGTACAACCTCGGGTACGCCGCGTACACCCGCAACCAGCCGGATCAGGCCGCGAAGTTCTTCGACACCTGCCTCACCTTCGACCCCGCCAGCGCCCCCTGCGCCACCTGGGCCGCCCGCACCGCACTCGAAGCCGGGCAGTACACCCAGGCCCGCACCCTGTACGACCGGGCGCTGACCCTGAACCCCGGCGACAAGACCCTGGCGTACTTCCGCGCCCTGACCGACAGGGCCGCGCAGTACGGCCCCGCCGCCACCCGCGCCTTCAGCCGCGCCTACGGCGACCTGGACGCCGGACGCAAAGCCCAGGCGCTCGCCGGATTCCAGGAAGCCGCCCGCAGCGCCCCCAACTTCGCCGACGCGCAGCGCGAAGCCGGACGCCTCGCCCTGGACCTGAACGACACCCAGGCCGCGCTGGACGCGTACACGGCCCTGGGCGCCCTGCCCGGCGCGACCGCCAGTGACAGATACAACCTCGCCCTGGCGCAGGAAGCGCAGACGTACGGCCTCCAGGCGGTCCGGACCTACCGCGCCGCCTACGCCAAGTACGCCGCCGGGGACAAGACCGCCGCCGAGGCAGGCTTCCAGGCCGCCACCACCCAGAACCCCAGATACGCCAAGGCGTGGGCGTGGCTGGGCCGCACCCGCTACGAACGCAAGGACTACCCCGGCGCGGCCGCCGCGTACACCCAGGCCGTCGCGCTGGACCCCACCGACAAGAGCAGCGCGTACTACCTGAAACTCGCCCAGCAGGGCAGGTAATTTCGGAAGGACAGCGGCCCCCTCGTCGCAGGGGGCCGCTTCGCGGTTCAGTCCGGGATGAGGTCGTGCGGGTCGGGCGTCAGGCACGCGGCCCACGCGGCCTCGAACTCCGCGCGGTCCAGGCCCCGGCCGATCACCACGAGTTCGGACGTGCCGTCACCTGCCTCCCAGGCGTCGGCGGTGAACAGGTCCCGCACCGCCTGGAACAGGATGCGCTGCGGGTACCCGAACAGGTCGAGGAACCCCTTGGCGCGCAGCACCTCGGCCGGGCGGGACAGCAGGTAGTCGGTCATGAAGCGCTGCCACGCGTACGGGTCCAGGGGGCGGTCGGCGCGCAGCGTGAAGGACTTCAGGCCCGGCGTGTGCGCCGCGCGGGTGTCCACGCCGTCCAGCACGCGCGGGTCGAAGTCGTCGCGGGCCAGCAGGGCTTCCGCGTCGATCTGCCCCTGCTCGACCCGCTTGATGTCGGCCAGGGGGTTCACGCCCCGTAGCACGCCCTGCGCGTGGTCCAGCAGGGCCGGGTCGGCGAGGTCCGTCTTGTTCAGCACGACCACGTTCGCGTACGCCAGCTGCCGCGCCGCCTCCGGATGCTCCCGCAGCGTCTGGAGGGCGTGCCGGGCGTCCACGACCGCCACGAGCGTCGTCACGCGGAACGCCGCGCGCACCGAGCGTTCCAGCAGCGTCGTCAGGACCGGCGTCGGGTCGGCCACGCCGGACAGTTCCACGATCACCGCGTCCGGTTTCTGCTCGCGCATGGCGATCGTCACCAGCGCCCGCAGCAGGTCGTCGCGGCCCGTGCAGCACAGGCACCCGGCCGTCAGTTCCGTCACGTCGTCCTGCAGTCGCTCGATCAGGCTGCCGTCCACGCCCTGCGCGCCGAACTCGTTCACGATCACGCCCAGCCGGTGCGGCAGCGACCGGATCAGGTGATTCACCAGCGTCGTCTTCCCGGCCCCCAGAAAGCCGCCCACCACCACCACAGGAATCCGGTCATCCGGGCGCGCACTCGTCATGCCGCGCAGCATACGAGGTGACCGGCGCGGGAAATGGAACGGGGAAGGCGGGACTCCTCACACGGATTCCGTCTGTTTCGTTGACAACCCGGCAGTGCACCGGGTTGCCAACTCCACGCCCGGAACCCGTTTCTCTCCTGCTCGCTCCGCTCGGGTTGGACGGTTTTACAAACCGTTCAACCGGAGTCCGTATCACAGGTGCGGGCGCGCCAGTGGCGTAGCCTCGCCCGTATGCCTGCCCCCTCCCCGGCTGTTCTGCGCCGCCTGTACGGGCTGCTCAGTCCGTACCGCCGCACGGTGGGCGCGGGGTTGCTGCTGCTGCTGGGGAGCGTGGCGGCGGAACTGTACCCACCGCTCGTGTGGATTCGCGTGGTGGATCACGGCATTCCGGAGCGGGACTGGACGTTCATCGCGGGGCAGCTGGTTCTGCTGGTGGCGGTGTTCGGCGTGCAGCAGGGCCTGTCCGCGTGGCGGGGGCTGCTGCTGGAGCGGGCCGGGCAGGCGTTCACGCGCGACCTGCGCCTGACGCTGTATCGGAAATTGCAGGGGCAGTCGGCGGCGTACTTCGAGGGGCAGCGCACCGGG
This region of Deinococcus sp. JMULE3 genomic DNA includes:
- a CDS encoding lipopolysaccharide assembly protein LapB, with product MRINLLTLTATLALTVPLQLAAAQTDTTQATTTQTPAALAADARALADQARATYPRGSANIDQTLWKQAAAAAEAAVAAAPGNPEYLKLRAAIYTEVGFWKQAETTWTAYFQAAPSAVRNTPEAKSAATVQYNLGYAAYTRNQPDQAAKFFDTCLTFDPASAPCATWAARTALEAGQYTQARTLYDRALTLNPGDKTLAYFRALTDRAAQYGPAATRAFSRAYGDLDAGRKAQALAGFQEAARSAPNFADAQREAGRLALDLNDTQAALDAYTALGALPGATASDRYNLALAQEAQTYGLQAVRTYRAAYAKYAAGDKTAAEAGFQAATTQNPRYAKAWAWLGRTRYERKDYPGAAAAYTQAVALDPTDKSSAYYLKLAQQGR
- a CDS encoding GTP-binding protein; protein product: MTSARPDDRIPVVVVGGFLGAGKTTLVNHLIRSLPHRLGVIVNEFGAQGVDGSLIERLQDDVTELTAGCLCCTGRDDLLRALVTIAMREQKPDAVIVELSGVADPTPVLTTLLERSVRAAFRVTTLVAVVDARHALQTLREHPEAARQLAYANVVVLNKTDLADPALLDHAQGVLRGVNPLADIKRVEQGQIDAEALLARDDFDPRVLDGVDTRAAHTPGLKSFTLRADRPLDPYAWQRFMTDYLLSRPAEVLRAKGFLDLFGYPQRILFQAVRDLFTADAWEAGDGTSELVVIGRGLDRAEFEAAWAACLTPDPHDLIPD